Sequence from the Clostridium saccharobutylicum DSM 13864 genome:
GTCTGTTTTTACCTTCATGTATGCCAACTTCTAGTGTCGATATATCTTTATCAAAACTTATAACTTTAATGTGTGCTGGTGCTGTTACATAACCACCTATATCTATTCCGCTTTCAAACTTTTTAATATCTTTTTGCGTAAATTCTCCCTTGATTACAACTATATATTTTTTAATAAGTTCTACTCTAGGATGAATTATTTTATTATATATTTCTCCATCATTAGTTAATAATAAAAGACCCGAACTATCATAATCAAGCCTTCCAATTGGATATATTCTTTCTTCTACCTTAACTATATCTAAAATAGTAGCTCTACCCTTTTCATCTTTTACAGAGCTTATATATCCTTCTGGCTTATTAAGCATTATATATACTTTTTTTTGTTCCTTGGTTATTATTGTACCTTCATATTCAACTTTATCCTTTAAAGGATCCAC
This genomic interval carries:
- a CDS encoding pseudouridine synthase → MEERLQKYMASCGIASRRKCEEIISEGKVKVNGVLVKELGIKVDPLKDKVEYEGTIITKEQKKVYIMLNKPEGYISSVKDEKGRATILDIVKVEERIYPIGRLDYDSSGLLLLTNDGEIYNKIIHPRVELIKKYIVVIKGEFTQKDIKKFESGIDIGGYVTAPAHIKVISFDKDISTLEVGIHEGKNRQIRKMCAVLNHEVLSLKRISIGNIKLGYLKRGEWRELNKEEISYLNDL